In Streptococcus porcinus, the genomic window AATAGAGTAAGTGTCTTTTTTTCATCTTTATAGTATTCAAAATAATCCAAATTAATCAAATTATCAACAAGAATAACTTCCCCTTTAAAGTATGGATTAATAACTAAAGCATCAAGAAAATATTTCTTAGGCCATTTACGCATATAAAAGAGATAGTTTTTATCACTTGTGCAAATAGTCACAGTTGATTTAGTGACTTCAACTTTAGTGATATCAGCAATTGCTAATCTCTGTGGCCCTAAAAGTCTTAACGAAACAATTCTTAAAACTCCATCTTCCTCAATTAGGAAATAACGATGCAATCCAATTCCCACTAAGACGATAAATATGAAAAATAAGATAAAGACACGCCTAGGAATATTGGTATTCTCATAAAGGAGCGATAATCCAATAAAAATGGGAGAAATCGCAATTGACCAATAGATAATAGACCATGATAATTCTGGTTGCCAGTGGTATCGGATTTTACCAAAAATTTTAATCATTTGATTTAGTCCCCTTAAACTTTTAAATAACTATGGTTTTTGCACGATACCAACAATAACTTGAACAGCTTTTTCCATAGTTTCAAGGCTAACAAATTCGAAACGGCCATGCATATTTTCTCCACCAGCAAAAATATTTGGTGTAGGGATACCCATAAAGGAAATTTTTGATCCATCTGTACCACCACGTATTGGCTCAATGATTGGTTTTATAGATAAGTCCTCCATCACTTCTTTAGCTAACTCAACAGGTGTCATGTCTTTTTCAATAACTTTACGCATGTTGTAATATTGATCATAAAGAGTAAGGATAACCCGCTCTGCACCAAGTTCGGCATTCATCTTGTCCGCAATAGCTTGAACTTTTGCTTTTCTCTCTTGGAAAGAAGCTTCATCGAAATCTCGAATAATATACGAGCTATGCGCCTCTTCAACACTACCTGACATCTCAGTCAGCATATAGAAACCATCATATCCATCTGTCAATTCTGGGCGTTCACTTATCGGTAGCTGATGGTGAAAGTCTATGGCTAACTGCAGAGCATTAATCATTTGACCTTTTGCAGTTCCAGGATGAACATTTCGACCTAAAAATGTCAAATCCAGACCGGCTGCGCTAAAGGTTTCAAATTGTAGTTCTCCTAAAGGCCCTCCATCCACAGTGTAGGCAAAATCAACGTTAAAATCTTCAACATCAAATTTATCAGCACCAACTCCAATTTCCTCATCAGGACCGAAAGCGACACGAATCTCACAGTGCTCTATTTTGGGATTAGCTACTAAAAACTCAATAGCTGTCATTATTTCAGCTATTCCTGATTTATCATCTGAACCAAGTAAGGTTGTTCCATCCGTTGTAATGAGAGTTTGGCCTAAATAATTATTCAGATTTGAAAATGCTTCAGGATCTAATGAATAACCAGATTCACCCAAAGCAATTGCTCCCCCTTGGTAATTTTCAATAATTTGGGGATTAACATTTTCAGCATTAAAATCAGCAGTATCAATGTGAGAAATGAAACCAATTTTACGGGTTAAATGACTAGCATTAGCCGGTAAAGTTCCCACAATATAGCCATTTTCAGGGATATAGTGAACATTCTGCAAGCCTATTGCTTCCATTTCTGGCTTTAAAATGTTCAAAGCAAAATCTACTTGACTTTGGGTACTGGGAGTTGTCTTACTTTCAGGATTACTGCGTGTATTAACTTTAACGTACTTCAAAAAACGTTCTAAAAGAGTGTTATTTAACATTATCGACCTCAATTATTTATTATCCCCATTATAGCATAAAATAGCCCAAAAATCTTAAGCTGAGTAAGATTTTTGAGCCATTTTTTAGAGTGAATAGTGTTTATAGTATGCCAGAATACCACTAACAACACCGTTAGCTAACTTTTCTTGATAAGCTGCTGTTGTAATCTTTTCGGATTCAATTGCATTAGACATATAACCCAATTCTAATAGCACAGCTGGGGCTGTTGTTTCTCTTAACACCGCAAAAGTATTTCTCAAAACTCCATTATCTTTAGCGGCAGTGTTCCTCACTGCAGCTGACTGAATTGCTTGCGCTAAGAAGGCACTTCTGCTCAAGCGTTCAGGATCATTATGATACAATTCATTAATCGCTGATGGATACTCTGGATAATATTCATAATAGTAGGATTCAATTCCATTGGCATAAGAGCTTGTTGATGCATTAAAATGGAGACTGACAAAAAGATCAGATAATGATGCATTGGCATTTTCCGACCGTGGAATCAAATCAACATATGTATCACTTGTGCGAGTAGTTATAACCTTATATCCAGCTGCTTCTAGCTTAGCCTTAATCCTATTTTGCATCTGTAAATTCAGGGTTTTCTCATATTGATTAAAGTAAGCTGCTCCAGAATCATAGCCACCATGTCCTGCATCAAGGTAAATAATTTTATTAATAACTGCATAATTACCTTGAGAAGCAGACAGACCTATTGGTTTGGCAATTTTATCAACTAATAGAATCTCAATTGCTTCTAAACGTTTTGATTGATCCGTAGTACCGGCAATAGCATTATCATAAACCCATGCTTGCCAACCGATATCTTGAACATGAACTCGATATTTAACACTGTATTTTTGTGCTAAAATGCCCGTTAACTGTAATTGCAAAGCTTCTAAGCGACGTGATTGCCCACTTGTACCACTCATATTTCCACTAGTGACATAATTTTGCCAGCCAATGCCTTGTACATGGCTACGATATTGTAAATTTCCAAATTCATTTGAAGATAAATTAACTATTAGTCCTTCAATTCTTTTTGATTGACCCGTTGTTCCAGCAAGCTGACCTTCTGCAACAAGTGGTTCCCAACCCATATTTTGAACGTGAGTTTGGTACGTTAAACTTGGTTTTATCATTTGAATAAAGGCTTTATTTTGATCTAGGCTAGTTTCTGCTCCCTTTGTAATCAAAAAGATTTCAAAAGCTTCCAACTGTTTAGATAAGCCCGTACTACCTGCAAAGGCACCATTTTTAGCCCAACCAAGCCAGCCATAAGAGGCAATAT contains:
- a CDS encoding EbsA family protein, whose protein sequence is MIKIFGKIRYHWQPELSWSIIYWSIAISPIFIGLSLLYENTNIPRRVFILFFIFIVLVGIGLHRYFLIEEDGVLRIVSLRLLGPQRLAIADITKVEVTKSTVTICTSDKNYLFYMRKWPKKYFLDALVINPYFKGEVILVDNLINLDYFEYYKDEKKTLTLL
- the pepT gene encoding peptidase T, whose protein sequence is MLNNTLLERFLKYVKVNTRSNPESKTTPSTQSQVDFALNILKPEMEAIGLQNVHYIPENGYIVGTLPANASHLTRKIGFISHIDTADFNAENVNPQIIENYQGGAIALGESGYSLDPEAFSNLNNYLGQTLITTDGTTLLGSDDKSGIAEIMTAIEFLVANPKIEHCEIRVAFGPDEEIGVGADKFDVEDFNVDFAYTVDGGPLGELQFETFSAAGLDLTFLGRNVHPGTAKGQMINALQLAIDFHHQLPISERPELTDGYDGFYMLTEMSGSVEEAHSSYIIRDFDEASFQERKAKVQAIADKMNAELGAERVILTLYDQYYNMRKVIEKDMTPVELAKEVMEDLSIKPIIEPIRGGTDGSKISFMGIPTPNIFAGGENMHGRFEFVSLETMEKAVQVIVGIVQKP
- a CDS encoding N-acetylmuramoyl-L-alanine amidase codes for the protein MKKYYGSKKFYLLAGITLANLLNAGIIHANDVSTPLATDSATSSVTINQQNTTGVQNGLSEQAIPTKLVSKPQNTASKDLISSQESQVLSTVNQDTKTIPSTTPITLVKKTDQTEVKTAAVQDTVLSYSGHVQDIGWQAPVTDGLVSGTTGQSKRLEAIKINISTPYTGTITYNSSVVNSGWQKAVSTGQISGTTGQSKAIEAIQINLTGNLALKYDIYYRTHIASYGWLGWAKNGAFAGSTGLSKQLEAFEIFLITKGAETSLDQNKAFIQMIKPSLTYQTHVQNMGWEPLVAEGQLAGTTGQSKRIEGLIVNLSSNEFGNLQYRSHVQGIGWQNYVTSGNMSGTSGQSRRLEALQLQLTGILAQKYSVKYRVHVQDIGWQAWVYDNAIAGTTDQSKRLEAIEILLVDKIAKPIGLSASQGNYAVINKIIYLDAGHGGYDSGAAYFNQYEKTLNLQMQNRIKAKLEAAGYKVITTRTSDTYVDLIPRSENANASLSDLFVSLHFNASTSSYANGIESYYYEYYPEYPSAINELYHNDPERLSRSAFLAQAIQSAAVRNTAAKDNGVLRNTFAVLRETTAPAVLLELGYMSNAIESEKITTAAYQEKLANGVVSGILAYYKHYSL